AGGGGGTGCTGTGCTGCTGGCAGTCGTGTAACTGCTCCAGGGTGCCACACAGCATTTCCCGCTTGCTGCCAAATCCCGGTACTTTGCGTAGGGCGAAGCCCGCTTCTCGCAGTCCGCGCTTAACCAGCCCTGCGCAGGTAAAGGTGGCGAAGGTGGCACCGGGGCGGCTCAAGTGGGACATATTGGTGAACAGCTCTTCTGTCCACATGTCCGGGTTCTTGGCCGGCGCAAAACCATCCAGGAACCAGGTGTCGATGTAGCGATCGCGTTTCTCTTGTTGTAAGCGCAGGCTATCCAAAGCCCGGCTGGCCTCCCCAATAATCAGAGTAAGTTTTACTGGGCCGAACTGTAGGCGGTGAATACCTTCGGCTAATAATGGTGGGTAGGCTTCAATCAGTGGCTGGGAGTAGGCCTGCAGTTGTGGCCACAGTGCTAGGGCACGCTGCAAATCCTGGGGGTGTAGGGGGAATTTCTCCACACTAACAAAGTGCAGCTGTGCACTTTTCGGAGCGGTTTTCTGCCATAGCTCCCAGGCGGCGAGAAAGTTTAAGCCGGTGCCAAATCCGGTTTCGCCGATAGTAAAAGTGGCATTCTCGGGCAGGGTCGCCCAGCGTTCCGCCAGGGCATTTTGTTGCAGGAATACGTAGCGAGTTTCCTCCAGACCGGAAGCTGTGGAGAAATAGATATCGTCATAGGCGAGGGACAGGGGTTGTCCGTCTTCGCGCCATTGGATGTCCGCGTGTTTGCCGGATTTGCTCACTTCACTACTATCCTCAGGCTCCGTCCTTAAGGCCGAATTCATGCATTACCTGGTCACACCAGCGGCCAATACGCTCTTCACTGAGGTCAAATTCATTCTCTTCATCGAGGGCGAGGCCGACAAATTGGCTGCCATCTTCAGTCAGTCCTTTGGATTCCTCAAATTCATAGCCCTCGGCAGGCCAGTAACCCACGGCGCGGGCGCCGCAGGCGAGCAGTTGGGCATGCAAATAGCCCAGGGCATCCTGGAACCACTGTGGATAGCCTTCTTGGTCCCCGAGCCCAAACAGAGCAAAAGTCTTACCGCTCAGATCGAGCCCGGCCAGGTCGTCCCAGATATTCTCCCAGTCTTCCTGCAGTTCACCGTAATCCCAGGTGGGAATGCCAAATAGTAGGAAATCGTAGCTTTCGGCCAGGGCAATATCCGCTTCGGCTACGTTGTGTAGGTCGATCCACTGGGGGCCAATGTATTGGCGGATTTTTTCTGCAGCCATTTCGGTGTAGCAGGTGCTGGAACCGTAAAACAGGCCTATTGGAGCTTGGGAGCTTGGCATAACAAAAAATTCTTACTGCTGGTCTATGGCGCCGTTGAAGTCGAGCTGTCGCCAGGCTTCATAGATCACAATGGCGGCGGCGTTGGACAGGTTGATACTGCGGCTCTCGGCGCGCATAGGAATGCGCAGGGTGTTCTCTGGGCCCACCATTTGTAGAAACTCCGCCGGCAGGCCGCGAGTTTCGGGGCCAAACACAATCGCATCGCCGTCTTGGTATTCCACTGATGTATGGCTGTGGCTGCCTTTAGTGGACAGGGCCAACACCCGCGAAGGTTTCTCACTATCGACAAAAGCCTGCCAGTCTGGGTGTCGAACCACGCGGCTGTATTCACTGTAATCAAGCCCGGCGCGGCGCAGGCGTTTGTCGTCCATATCGAAGCCAAGGG
The DNA window shown above is from Microbulbifer variabilis and carries:
- the fldB gene encoding flavodoxin FldB, with protein sequence MPSSQAPIGLFYGSSTCYTEMAAEKIRQYIGPQWIDLHNVAEADIALAESYDFLLFGIPTWDYGELQEDWENIWDDLAGLDLSGKTFALFGLGDQEGYPQWFQDALGYLHAQLLACGARAVGYWPAEGYEFEESKGLTEDGSQFVGLALDEENEFDLSEERIGRWCDQVMHEFGLKDGA
- the trmL gene encoding tRNA (uridine(34)/cytosine(34)/5-carboxymethylaminomethyluridine(34)-2'-O)-methyltransferase TrmL encodes the protein MFKIVLFQPEIAPNTGNIIRLCANTGAELHLIEPLGFDMDDKRLRRAGLDYSEYSRVVRHPDWQAFVDSEKPSRVLALSTKGSHSHTSVEYQDGDAIVFGPETRGLPAEFLQMVGPENTLRIPMRAESRSINLSNAAAIVIYEAWRQLDFNGAIDQQ